A part of Paenibacillus sp. 481 genomic DNA contains:
- the dcuS gene encoding DcuS/MalK family sensor histidine kinase: MRYNKPRISLQATIMLLVCSVVALALLVTGIMIEWQTARNTELLVEEKAKAVARTIATIPIMAEALSGGRTEEEIQRYADDIRVKTGMQYVVVMDMEGIRKSHPDPKQIGKPFVGGDEKVALAGSEHVSFGEGTLGKSLRAFKPIRTVYGTQVGVVAVGISLESVEHAVMKNRWIIYLGLVLGGITGIGGALILARKIKRVLFGLEPSAIAHLLEERNAMLQSAREGIVAVDHDFRITLINEEARRLFAKAGVKQYDVGHYVDDVVSGLLRRTLRTGESVLDAEFELQGLTVLANSVPICVQGTTVGIIATFRDKTELSQLAERLTGVRLYADALRAQAHEFMNKLHVILGLVHIGAYDRLEGYVSEVASRHQTEVGLIMRQVNDPVLAGFLLGKMSKARESGLTLVLSETSYLPEPNEPSLTHEFITIMGNLTDNAIEALIGIEHGQIIVDVQYMSGSLHLQMKDNGPGIPDHVRQHMFEKGFSTKGEDRGYGLFLLQRSVNQLGGQVKVDSLHGAGSTFTVSIPYPIKGEL; encoded by the coding sequence ATGCGTTACAACAAACCCAGAATAAGCTTGCAGGCGACGATTATGTTGCTCGTATGCAGTGTAGTTGCGCTGGCGCTACTCGTTACGGGCATTATGATAGAGTGGCAAACCGCGAGAAATACAGAGCTTTTGGTTGAAGAAAAAGCGAAGGCGGTAGCGCGAACGATTGCGACGATACCTATCATGGCGGAGGCGTTAAGCGGTGGGCGCACCGAAGAGGAAATTCAACGCTACGCGGATGATATCCGGGTAAAAACAGGGATGCAATATGTCGTCGTTATGGATATGGAAGGCATCCGCAAGTCTCATCCCGACCCGAAGCAGATCGGCAAGCCATTTGTAGGTGGCGACGAGAAGGTTGCGCTAGCTGGTAGTGAACATGTATCGTTCGGGGAAGGAACACTGGGCAAATCGCTGCGTGCGTTTAAGCCGATTCGCACCGTTTACGGGACGCAGGTTGGGGTCGTAGCGGTCGGGATTTCGCTCGAAAGTGTGGAACATGCGGTTATGAAAAATCGCTGGATCATTTATTTAGGGCTTGTGCTCGGTGGCATAACTGGAATTGGAGGCGCTCTCATTTTAGCGCGAAAAATTAAGCGCGTGCTGTTTGGCTTAGAGCCATCGGCCATTGCTCATTTGCTTGAGGAGCGCAACGCCATGCTGCAGTCCGCGCGGGAGGGCATTGTAGCTGTCGATCATGACTTCCGTATTACGCTTATTAATGAGGAGGCACGGCGCTTGTTTGCGAAGGCTGGTGTAAAGCAGTACGATGTAGGTCATTATGTGGACGACGTCGTATCGGGCTTGCTGCGTCGCACCCTGCGGACAGGTGAGTCCGTGCTGGATGCGGAGTTTGAGCTGCAAGGTCTTACCGTCTTAGCGAACAGCGTACCCATCTGTGTGCAAGGCACAACGGTCGGAATCATCGCGACGTTTCGCGACAAGACAGAGTTAAGTCAGCTTGCAGAGCGGCTGACGGGCGTACGTTTGTATGCCGATGCGCTGCGAGCACAGGCGCACGAGTTTATGAACAAGCTGCACGTTATATTGGGCTTGGTTCATATCGGAGCTTATGACCGTCTGGAGGGCTATGTGAGCGAAGTAGCGAGCCGTCATCAGACGGAGGTCGGGCTTATTATGCGGCAGGTGAATGATCCTGTACTGGCTGGATTTTTGCTAGGCAAAATGAGTAAAGCTCGCGAAAGCGGACTAACGCTTGTCTTGTCTGAGACGAGCTATTTGCCGGAACCGAATGAGCCGTCTTTGACGCATGAGTTTATTACGATTATGGGCAATTTAACCGATAATGCGATTGAGGCGTTAATCGGCATCGAGCATGGTCAAATCATTGTCGATGTTCAATATATGTCCGGTTCGTTGCACTTGCAAATGAAAGATAACGGTCCTGGCATTCCTGATCATGTGCGCCAACACATGTTTGAAAAAGGCTTCTCCACCAAAGGGGAAGACCGCGGATACGGACTTTTCCTTTTGCAAAGAAGCGTCAATCAATTAGGTGGGCAAGTTAAGGTAGACTCGCTGCACGGCGCTGGGTCTACATTTACCGTTTCGATCCCATATCCGATCAAAGGAGAGTTATAA
- a CDS encoding response regulator: protein MIKVLIVEDDPMVAEFNKHYLRQIEGFELVASASTADAALQLLEKSAVDLILLDIYMPGINGLQLLDNIRKMGRGVDVIIITAASDIASVKTALRLGAVDYLIKPFEFSRFQAALSTYREEVRVMESREELSQADLDKLLFHHNEHVIPGSIGLPKGLTRNTLQLVWEQIESMRGAEFSTEELAGLVGISRVSMRKYLQFLSEIGVLEVEVLYGAVGRPSYKHHVVPGMRDVLQSYLQG from the coding sequence ATGATAAAAGTCCTCATCGTAGAAGATGACCCGATGGTAGCAGAGTTTAATAAGCATTATTTGCGACAAATTGAAGGGTTTGAGCTAGTCGCATCAGCATCTACCGCAGATGCAGCGCTTCAATTGCTGGAGAAGAGCGCTGTGGATCTCATTTTGCTAGACATCTATATGCCAGGAATTAATGGCCTACAGTTACTAGACAATATTCGCAAAATGGGCCGTGGCGTGGATGTGATTATTATTACGGCTGCCAGTGATATTGCCAGCGTCAAAACAGCACTGCGTCTAGGCGCGGTTGACTATTTAATTAAGCCTTTTGAATTTAGTCGTTTTCAAGCAGCGTTGTCAACGTATCGGGAAGAGGTTAGGGTCATGGAGTCCCGTGAAGAACTAAGCCAAGCCGATCTGGATAAACTGCTTTTTCACCATAACGAACATGTAATACCGGGATCTATTGGGCTCCCTAAAGGATTAACGCGGAATACGCTTCAACTCGTCTGGGAGCAGATCGAGTCAATGCGTGGCGCTGAATTTTCAACAGAAGAGCTGGCTGGATTAGTTGGCATTTCTCGTGTTTCGATGCGAAAATATTTGCAGTTTTTAAGTGAGATCGGCGTGTTGGAGGTTGAAGTGTTGTATGGAGCGGTCGGTCGGCCTTCGTACAAGCATCATGTCGTGCCAGGGATGAGAGATGTGCTGCAATCTTATTTGCAAGGTTAA
- a CDS encoding FecCD family ABC transporter permease, with amino-acid sequence MRKSTARYWAAMLTCAALVLAATYMSLTNGKFDMTVMDVIKTLLRIDPVPEHDLVIFEFRMPRIVTAALIGFGLGIAGAVIQGITKNGLAEPGILGINAGAGAAIVIFMFLFQGTMTDNGLLATLAMPLFGLIGGLGAAGCIYMFARRDGSLDPQRLILVGIAISSGFGAISLYLSLKMKPDDFEMATVWLAGTIWNANWEFILSMLPWLIILTPILMWRAPILDLFQLEEASAISLGVATEKEKSIMLLCSIGIVSACVSVSGSVGFVGLLAPHMARRIIGIQHKHVLPLSGMIGMLLVVVSDFIGKTVFAPVELSVGIVLSIVGVPYFIYLLYRAKKR; translated from the coding sequence ATGCGCAAATCGACAGCTCGATATTGGGCTGCCATGCTTACGTGCGCAGCCCTCGTTCTGGCAGCTACGTATATGAGCTTAACGAATGGCAAATTTGATATGACTGTCATGGACGTCATTAAAACGCTGCTGCGCATCGACCCTGTACCGGAGCATGACTTAGTCATCTTTGAATTTAGGATGCCGCGAATTGTAACGGCGGCTTTAATCGGCTTCGGATTAGGAATCGCAGGAGCTGTAATCCAAGGCATTACAAAAAACGGCTTGGCTGAGCCGGGCATTTTAGGCATAAATGCAGGAGCAGGGGCCGCAATCGTCATCTTTATGTTTCTGTTCCAAGGAACGATGACAGATAACGGTTTGTTAGCAACACTGGCAATGCCATTGTTCGGACTCATCGGCGGACTTGGCGCAGCTGGTTGTATTTATATGTTTGCACGTCGGGACGGAAGTCTCGATCCGCAGCGGCTTATTCTCGTCGGTATCGCGATTAGTTCAGGCTTCGGAGCCATTTCGTTATATCTGTCTTTGAAAATGAAGCCGGACGATTTCGAGATGGCCACGGTGTGGCTGGCCGGAACGATTTGGAATGCCAATTGGGAGTTTATTCTCTCGATGCTGCCATGGCTCATCATTCTAACTCCCATATTGATGTGGCGAGCACCCATATTGGATTTGTTCCAATTGGAAGAAGCTAGTGCGATTAGCCTTGGTGTCGCGACGGAAAAAGAAAAAAGCATCATGCTCCTATGCAGCATCGGCATCGTAAGTGCCTGCGTGTCCGTGTCAGGCAGTGTCGGCTTTGTCGGACTATTAGCTCCGCATATGGCAAGACGAATCATCGGAATTCAGCATAAGCATGTCCTACCGTTGAGCGGGATGATCGGCATGCTGCTAGTCGTCGTATCCGACTTTATCGGCAAAACCGTATTTGCTCCAGTAGAGCTGTCGGTTGGTATTGTCTTGTCCATTGTAGGCGTACCTTATTTCATCTACTTGCTATACCGCGCTAAAAAGAGATAG
- a CDS encoding iron-hydroxamate ABC transporter substrate-binding protein — translation MVKHSLRISIIVLIMLVAAACGSKQEQAASNSTAANNTTASSSASSSTSNEASTTTSDAANTTKTVKFLDREYTVPAKTDRIVITGSMESMEDALMLGVQPLGGITVGGKFPEMFAPISNMESVGEKMQPSVETILQLKPDVILGSSKFPKDVMEKLGKMAPTFPVSHISTNWEANLRLMAELTGKQEQAEQVLTKLKDDIAAAKVKLGDKFKDKKAVVVRFRKGHMFIYPETVYLNPTLYAELGLTVPVEVKAAKAQEKISLEKFSEMNPDYIFVQFEETENKDKPNALADVQNNPIWKSLNAVKNGKVFVNAVDPLAQGGTAWSKTKFLEAAVDKLTQP, via the coding sequence ATGGTTAAGCACAGTCTTCGTATTAGTATTATCGTTCTTATTATGCTAGTTGCAGCAGCTTGCGGCTCTAAGCAGGAGCAAGCGGCATCCAATTCAACAGCTGCCAATAATACGACAGCAAGCAGTTCAGCAAGTAGTTCAACTAGTAATGAAGCATCGACAACAACTTCCGATGCTGCAAATACAACGAAAACGGTGAAGTTCCTCGATAGAGAGTATACCGTTCCAGCTAAGACAGACCGTATCGTAATTACGGGGAGTATGGAATCAATGGAAGATGCGCTTATGCTTGGCGTACAGCCTCTAGGCGGTATTACGGTTGGCGGCAAATTCCCTGAGATGTTCGCTCCGATAAGTAACATGGAATCCGTCGGGGAGAAGATGCAGCCGAGCGTAGAAACGATTTTGCAATTGAAGCCAGATGTTATTTTAGGCTCATCCAAATTCCCGAAAGACGTCATGGAGAAGTTGGGAAAAATGGCACCGACGTTCCCTGTTTCTCACATTTCGACGAACTGGGAAGCAAACTTGCGCCTGATGGCCGAGCTGACAGGTAAGCAAGAGCAGGCAGAACAAGTTTTGACAAAGTTAAAAGACGATATTGCAGCTGCAAAAGTGAAGCTTGGCGATAAATTCAAAGATAAGAAAGCTGTCGTTGTTCGTTTCCGCAAAGGTCATATGTTTATTTATCCGGAGACCGTCTACTTGAACCCAACTTTGTATGCGGAACTGGGTTTGACGGTACCAGTAGAAGTAAAGGCTGCGAAAGCGCAAGAGAAGATTTCACTAGAGAAATTTAGCGAAATGAATCCAGACTATATCTTTGTCCAATTTGAAGAGACTGAGAACAAGGATAAGCCTAATGCTTTGGCAGATGTGCAGAACAACCCGATTTGGAAAAGCTTGAATGCGGTTAAGAATGGAAAAGTGTTCGTAAATGCCGTTGATCCGTTGGCACAAGGTGGTACGGCTTGGAGTAAGACTAAATTTTTGGAGGCGGCAGTGGACAAGCTGACTCAGCCATAA
- a CDS encoding alpha/beta hydrolase, whose translation MTHNEIKQNHVTIPWSEQRAMRSRFNNHEYRIFVAKPNREAPPEGYPVIYLLDANSVFGTMADAIRLQARRTEKTGVDPAIIVGIGYKTDEPFSPQRFYDFTRPAPISELPQRPDGTPWPKQGGAEAFMSFIEAELKPAIERDYQIDRSKQTIFGHSLGGLFVVHTLFAKPTAFQTYVAGSPSLHWYKRILQEEEQQFIARLEQEPKPLDVNVLIAVGELEKAHKSGMNVNAHELSRRLSGLKHRGVKVEFEEFKNENHVSVLPVLISRAVRFATRSTVPTI comes from the coding sequence ATGACCCATAACGAAATCAAACAGAACCATGTAACCATTCCGTGGAGTGAACAGCGTGCCATGCGCTCGCGCTTCAATAACCACGAATATCGAATTTTTGTGGCCAAGCCTAATAGAGAAGCACCCCCTGAAGGATATCCGGTCATTTATTTGCTGGATGCCAACTCCGTTTTCGGTACGATGGCGGATGCCATACGTTTACAAGCACGTCGTACAGAGAAGACAGGCGTTGACCCAGCCATTATTGTTGGAATCGGTTATAAGACGGATGAGCCTTTTTCGCCACAACGTTTTTATGATTTTACGAGGCCAGCGCCTATTTCAGAGCTACCGCAAAGACCTGACGGAACACCATGGCCGAAACAGGGTGGAGCAGAAGCCTTCATGTCTTTCATTGAAGCAGAGTTAAAGCCAGCAATCGAGCGGGATTATCAAATCGATCGGAGTAAGCAGACGATCTTTGGTCATTCACTTGGAGGTTTGTTTGTGGTACATACGCTGTTTGCCAAGCCGACTGCATTCCAGACCTATGTTGCAGGTAGTCCATCGCTTCATTGGTATAAGCGCATTTTGCAAGAGGAGGAGCAACAATTTATAGCTCGCTTGGAGCAAGAGCCTAAGCCATTGGATGTTAATGTGCTGATTGCGGTGGGAGAATTAGAGAAGGCACATAAAAGTGGGATGAACGTTAATGCGCACGAGCTTTCAAGGCGGCTGTCTGGTCTTAAGCATCGTGGAGTTAAGGTAGAGTTTGAAGAGTTCAAGAACGAGAATCATGTGTCCGTACTGCCTGTATTAATTAGTCGAGCTGTACGATTTGCTACACGTTCAACAGTCCCTACTATATAG
- a CDS encoding fibronectin type III domain-containing protein produces the protein MKLKFFSGLFLTVMLISLVIAPTTYALTIGERLTAPESGWKRYDDRADGIKYLGSGWTNGIKDNRFYDKTNIYSHQKDASIQFDFTGTDIRIIATRYLNHSKNIGITIDGVTESYSAYKNVSMSEGQILVYEKRGLPNTKHTVTIQAVDSGVISLDAIDMNETGELIDYKAEDLTAQAGDKAVKLNWTPVADAAQYVIKYGTAKGNYTESTTVTSSVYGNYTVTGLNNGTTYYFAVSAIVNGLEYSNSNEAVATPKEMPKEPEKPEPTGNRALVEITLINGTVKEYDLSMKEVEAFLKWFDTKDAGQGPSKFAINKGTNNKGPFSSRVDYVIFDRILTFEINEYVAQPDDKPLT, from the coding sequence ATGAAATTGAAATTTTTTAGCGGACTATTTTTAACTGTAATGCTCATTTCACTTGTCATTGCACCTACAACTTATGCACTTACAATAGGTGAGAGATTAACAGCTCCAGAAAGCGGTTGGAAAAGATACGATGATAGAGCGGATGGTATCAAATATTTAGGTTCAGGCTGGACAAACGGCATAAAAGACAACCGATTTTATGATAAAACGAATATTTACTCTCACCAAAAAGATGCAAGTATTCAATTTGACTTCACAGGTACAGACATTCGAATCATTGCAACACGTTACTTAAATCACAGTAAAAATATTGGGATTACAATTGACGGAGTTACAGAATCGTATAGCGCATACAAAAATGTTAGCATGTCAGAAGGACAAATTCTTGTTTATGAAAAACGTGGATTGCCTAATACTAAACATACCGTAACTATTCAAGCTGTGGATAGTGGAGTCATTTCACTCGATGCAATTGATATGAACGAAACCGGTGAGCTGATCGATTACAAAGCTGAAGATTTAACAGCACAAGCAGGAGATAAAGCGGTTAAATTAAATTGGACACCCGTAGCAGATGCTGCGCAATATGTCATCAAATACGGTACTGCAAAAGGAAATTATACGGAATCAACAACGGTAACAAGCAGCGTTTATGGTAACTATACCGTTACAGGCCTGAACAACGGAACGACCTACTATTTTGCAGTTAGCGCTATCGTAAATGGTCTTGAGTACAGCAACTCCAATGAGGCTGTTGCTACACCGAAAGAAATGCCAAAAGAGCCCGAGAAGCCTGAGCCAACAGGCAACAGAGCATTAGTAGAAATTACGTTAATTAATGGTACAGTTAAAGAATACGATTTGTCGATGAAAGAAGTAGAAGCCTTCTTAAAATGGTTTGATACAAAGGATGCGGGACAAGGCCCTTCTAAATTTGCTATCAATAAAGGTACTAACAATAAAGGCCCGTTTAGTAGCAGAGTAGACTATGTGATTTTCGATCGTATTTTAACGTTTGAAATTAACGAATATGTCGCACAGCCTGATGATAAACCCTTGACTTAA
- a CDS encoding 2-hydroxycarboxylate transporter family protein, translated as MEHAQQYKANSSAQNEQAKPNFFTRLGQVKVGVIPLPLYLTLAAIVFLAAYFSKLPSDMIGGFAVIMVLGILLGDIGLRVPILKEIGGPAILAIFVPSILVFLNVFNPPIMEAVTQLMKESNFLYFYISCLVAGSILGMNRTVLVKGFVRMFVPLVVGTLASVGAGLLVGMLFGYTPYHTFFFIIVPIIGGGIGEGILPLSIAYSAILGEPASTYVSQMIPAAIIGNMVAIICAGLLKRLGEKKPHLTGNGMLIKSGADNEILSAQEEEKKIDFALMGSGLLLACCFFILGGLLSKFVGIPGAIIMIIAATVVKYAQVLPRNMEHGAFHMYKFISTSLTWPLMVGLGMLYVPLTDVVKVISPGYILVCASVVLAMVGSGYFIARYMNMHPVESAIVTGCHSGLGGTGDVAILSASNRMGMMPFAQISTRLGGAATVIAATLLMKFFS; from the coding sequence ATGGAACACGCCCAACAATATAAGGCGAATTCATCTGCGCAGAACGAACAAGCGAAGCCTAACTTTTTCACAAGACTTGGTCAAGTGAAAGTCGGCGTCATTCCGTTGCCGCTTTACTTAACGCTTGCTGCAATCGTATTTTTAGCTGCTTACTTTAGTAAGCTTCCGTCTGATATGATCGGCGGTTTTGCCGTGATCATGGTTTTGGGCATTTTGCTCGGGGACATCGGTTTAAGAGTGCCCATTTTAAAAGAAATTGGCGGTCCAGCTATTTTGGCTATTTTCGTGCCTTCGATTCTAGTGTTTCTAAATGTGTTTAATCCGCCTATAATGGAAGCGGTTACGCAGTTGATGAAAGAGTCGAACTTCTTGTACTTCTACATCTCCTGCCTCGTGGCAGGTAGTATCTTAGGGATGAACCGTACCGTCTTAGTAAAAGGCTTTGTCCGCATGTTCGTACCGCTCGTCGTGGGTACACTCGCATCGGTCGGTGCAGGCTTGCTCGTGGGCATGTTGTTCGGCTACACGCCTTACCACACGTTCTTCTTTATAATCGTACCGATTATCGGTGGTGGTATTGGTGAAGGGATTTTACCGCTGTCCATTGCATATTCCGCGATTTTGGGAGAACCAGCAAGTACGTATGTGTCTCAAATGATTCCGGCGGCTATTATCGGCAACATGGTTGCGATTATTTGCGCGGGCTTGCTCAAGCGCCTAGGCGAAAAGAAGCCTCACTTGACGGGTAACGGCATGTTGATCAAGTCTGGTGCAGATAACGAAATTCTTAGTGCGCAAGAAGAAGAGAAGAAGATTGATTTTGCTTTGATGGGCTCTGGCCTCTTGCTTGCCTGCTGCTTCTTTATTTTGGGCGGCCTGTTGTCCAAGTTCGTTGGTATTCCAGGTGCAATCATTATGATTATTGCCGCTACCGTTGTTAAATACGCACAAGTGCTGCCAAGAAATATGGAGCATGGCGCGTTTCATATGTACAAGTTTATTTCGACTTCGTTGACATGGCCGCTTATGGTCGGTTTGGGTATGTTGTACGTGCCACTGACGGATGTCGTAAAAGTGATCAGCCCAGGTTACATTTTAGTCTGTGCTTCGGTCGTGTTGGCGATGGTTGGTTCTGGCTACTTTATTGCACGTTATATGAACATGCATCCCGTAGAATCCGCAATCGTAACAGGCTGTCACAGTGGTCTTGGCGGTACTGGCGACGTAGCGATCTTGTCGGCGTCCAATCGTATGGGGATGATGCCGTTTGCGCAAATTTCCACTCGTTTGGGGGGAGCGGCAACGGTCATTGCGGCTACGCTGCTGATGAAGTTTTTTAGTTAA
- a CDS encoding FecCD family ABC transporter permease, whose product MQLKHHVPIIILMLSPIAMLLIVLLSVLYGARDIDASTVWNAFFHFDEANVNHQIIMHSRLPRAVGSLLIGAFLAISGALMQGMTRNYLASPSIMGISDGSVFAITLCMIFVPTATSMDMIVFSLIGSALGVAIIFSLATLLPNGMSPVGMAIIGVIIGTFLSGISAAISSYFQISQSVSFWYNARLDQMEPKLIMLAIPFAIVGIILALLIAKSVTILSLGEEISTSLGQRTLLVKLVATASVVILTGISVALAGKIGFVGLIIPHIARFLVGLDYRWVVPCAGVLGAVFLALSDVLSRFMNYPFETPIGVVTALFGVPFFLYLIHKRGGGKHA is encoded by the coding sequence ATGCAGCTAAAACACCATGTACCAATCATCATATTAATGCTATCTCCAATTGCGATGCTGCTCATTGTTCTATTATCGGTGCTATATGGTGCTAGAGATATTGATGCGAGCACCGTGTGGAACGCATTCTTTCACTTTGATGAAGCCAATGTGAATCATCAAATTATTATGCACTCTCGATTGCCGCGAGCAGTAGGTTCATTGCTTATTGGTGCATTTTTAGCCATATCAGGTGCGCTCATGCAGGGGATGACAAGAAACTATCTTGCATCCCCTTCTATTATGGGGATATCGGATGGCTCGGTATTTGCAATCACACTTTGCATGATTTTCGTACCTACTGCTACGTCGATGGATATGATCGTCTTTTCGCTTATCGGTTCCGCGTTAGGTGTAGCGATTATTTTCAGCTTAGCAACGTTGCTGCCAAATGGGATGTCCCCTGTTGGCATGGCAATCATCGGGGTCATAATTGGCACATTTTTAAGCGGCATATCAGCCGCAATTTCTTCCTATTTTCAAATCTCGCAAAGTGTTAGCTTTTGGTATAACGCACGCCTCGATCAAATGGAGCCTAAGCTTATTATGCTTGCTATTCCATTTGCCATCGTAGGTATTATTTTGGCGCTGCTTATTGCGAAATCGGTCACGATTCTTTCATTAGGTGAGGAAATTTCCACAAGCCTTGGACAAAGAACGCTACTCGTCAAATTGGTTGCGACTGCTAGTGTAGTCATTTTGACTGGAATTTCGGTCGCATTGGCTGGAAAAATTGGCTTCGTCGGCCTCATCATTCCTCATATTGCGCGCTTCTTGGTCGGCCTTGATTATCGGTGGGTCGTTCCATGTGCAGGCGTGCTGGGAGCAGTCTTCCTTGCACTATCCGATGTGCTGAGCCGGTTCATGAATTATCCGTTTGAAACGCCGATCGGAGTCGTTACCGCGTTGTTCGGCGTGCCATTTTTCCTCTACCTGATTCATAAGAGAGGAGGGGGCAAGCATGCGTAA
- a CDS encoding NAD-dependent malic enzyme has protein sequence MSSTHKQLTITIRVKYEKERVGFGTLATQIGYDGGDMVGIDVISSTKTHHVRDITVNVSDPEHGSMLGKKLAELDGVDVMHVSDQTFQLHVGGKIECVPKNPIKNRDTLSKVYTPGVARVCTAIADDPDKAYSLTIKRNTVAVVSDGTAVLGLGDIGPAAAMPVMEGKAMLFKQLAGVDAFPICLNTKDPEEIIRIVKAMEPTFGGINLEDISSPRCFEIEERLKRELDIPVFHDDQHGTAVVIMAGLLNALRICGKRVEDIKVIVNGIGAAGIACSKMLLQAGVRNLIGVDRHGAICRDVQYDNPQWTAFAQITNPHNVSGSLSEVIADADVFIGVSAPGVLKVEDVKKMAQEPIVFAMANPVPEIDPDLAAPYVKVMATGRSDYPNQINNVLCFPGIFRGALDCRATEINEEMKLAAAQAIASVVTDEQLSETYIIPNVFNAKVVEKVREGVIRAAHQTGVARKLPLDMQTSSSDAISTDELFEEDIELAWR, from the coding sequence ATGAGCAGCACTCATAAACAGCTTACCATCACGATCCGTGTAAAGTATGAAAAAGAGCGTGTCGGCTTTGGCACGTTGGCTACGCAAATCGGCTACGACGGCGGGGATATGGTCGGTATCGACGTTATCTCATCAACGAAGACGCACCATGTGCGCGATATTACGGTTAACGTAAGTGATCCAGAGCACGGAAGCATGCTAGGCAAGAAGCTAGCGGAGCTGGATGGTGTTGACGTTATGCACGTCTCCGATCAGACGTTCCAATTGCACGTCGGCGGCAAAATTGAGTGCGTGCCGAAAAATCCGATCAAGAACCGCGATACGCTATCTAAAGTATACACACCGGGCGTTGCGCGTGTATGTACGGCGATCGCCGACGATCCGGACAAGGCGTACTCGCTCACGATTAAGCGCAACACGGTAGCCGTTGTATCGGACGGCACAGCGGTACTCGGCTTGGGCGACATCGGCCCAGCCGCTGCAATGCCAGTAATGGAAGGCAAGGCGATGCTGTTCAAGCAGCTCGCAGGCGTGGACGCATTTCCGATTTGCTTGAATACGAAGGACCCAGAAGAAATTATTCGTATCGTTAAAGCCATGGAGCCGACGTTCGGCGGCATTAACTTAGAGGATATTTCTTCGCCGCGTTGCTTCGAGATCGAGGAGCGCTTAAAGCGTGAACTCGATATTCCGGTATTTCACGATGATCAGCACGGCACAGCCGTTGTCATTATGGCAGGGTTGTTGAATGCGCTTAGAATTTGCGGCAAACGAGTTGAGGACATTAAAGTTATCGTTAACGGCATCGGCGCAGCAGGTATCGCTTGCTCAAAAATGCTGCTCCAAGCCGGCGTGCGCAATCTGATTGGCGTTGACCGCCACGGTGCAATTTGCCGCGACGTTCAATACGATAATCCGCAATGGACTGCTTTCGCGCAAATCACAAACCCGCACAATGTAAGCGGTTCTTTGTCCGAAGTTATTGCTGACGCTGACGTATTTATCGGGGTGTCCGCACCAGGTGTACTTAAGGTGGAGGACGTGAAGAAGATGGCGCAAGAGCCGATCGTCTTTGCCATGGCGAATCCGGTGCCGGAAATCGATCCGGACCTTGCAGCACCGTATGTAAAAGTAATGGCAACGGGCCGTTCCGATTACCCGAACCAAATTAACAACGTGCTCTGCTTCCCTGGCATTTTCCGCGGCGCGTTAGATTGCCGCGCGACGGAAATCAACGAAGAGATGAAGCTGGCAGCCGCGCAAGCGATCGCGTCGGTCGTAACGGACGAGCAGTTGAGCGAGACGTACATTATTCCTAACGTCTTCAACGCCAAAGTCGTTGAGAAGGTTCGCGAAGGTGTAATCAGAGCGGCACATCAGACAGGCGTTGCACGCAAGCTACCGCTCGATATGCAAACGTCGAGTTCTGATGCTATCAGCACAGATGAGCTGTTTGAGGAAGATATAGAGCTGGCGTGGCGCTAA
- a CDS encoding nitroreductase family protein: MELTQLLKERRTVQSFQDREVSPELIMELLETSVWVPNYHMTQPWRFIVVHGEGRQKIAAAIRSMKENGESDPAKKQDVGQKFYDKLMSVPMYVVVVMKEDVNLVVREEDYASTSCIIHNFSLLAWEKGLGLVWQTYPLLYDAGFREALQIQPGEKVVGNLHIGYPAAVPAAKTRIPAAELTTVFDQA; the protein is encoded by the coding sequence ATGGAACTAACTCAATTGTTAAAAGAGCGTCGCACGGTACAATCGTTTCAAGATCGTGAAGTAAGCCCAGAGCTTATTATGGAGCTGTTAGAAACGTCGGTGTGGGTACCTAATTATCATATGACGCAGCCATGGCGTTTCATTGTTGTACATGGGGAAGGGCGCCAAAAAATTGCAGCAGCGATTCGCAGCATGAAGGAAAACGGTGAAAGCGACCCGGCCAAAAAACAAGACGTCGGGCAAAAGTTCTACGATAAGCTGATGTCGGTTCCGATGTACGTCGTCGTTGTCATGAAAGAGGACGTCAATTTAGTTGTTCGGGAAGAGGACTACGCTTCAACAAGCTGTATCATCCATAACTTTAGCCTACTGGCGTGGGAAAAAGGATTAGGGTTAGTGTGGCAGACGTATCCGCTTCTATATGATGCCGGTTTCCGCGAAGCCCTACAGATTCAGCCAGGCGAAAAAGTAGTAGGCAACTTGCACATCGGCTACCCTGCCGCCGTCCCTGCCGCAAAAACGCGCATACCAGCAGCGGAGCTGACAACGGTGTTTGATCAAGCGTAA